A stretch of Eubalaena glacialis isolate mEubGla1 chromosome 10, mEubGla1.1.hap2.+ XY, whole genome shotgun sequence DNA encodes these proteins:
- the PTH gene encoding parathyroid hormone encodes MMSAKDMVKVMVVMFAVCFLARSEGKSVKKRSVSEIQLMHNLGKHLSSMERVEWLRKKLQDVHNFVALGTSIAYRDGSSQRPRKKEDNVLVESHQKSLGEADKADVDVLIKAKPQ; translated from the exons ATGATGTCTGCAAAAGACATGGTTAAAGTAATGGTTGTCATGTTCGCGGTTTGTTTTCTTGCAAGATCGGAAGGGAAGTCTGTTAA GAAGAGATCTGTGAGTGAAATACAGCTTATGCATAACCTGGGCAAGCATCTGAGCTCCATGGAAAGAGTGGAATGGCTGCGTAAGAAGTTGCAGGATGTGCACAACTTTGTTGCTCTCGGAACTTCCATAGCTTACAGAGATGGTAGTTCCCAGAGACCCCGAAAAAAGGAAGACAATGTCCTGGTTGAGAGCCATCAAAAAAGTCTTGGAGAAGCAGACAAAGCTGATGTGGATGTATTAATTAAAGCTAAACCCCAGTGA